In bacterium, the genomic window AAAACCGACCTACGGAAGACCGCTGTTTTGACAGCTGCTGCGCTGGTCATCGAGATTGGTTTGAGCCTGTTTTTGGGAGGAAAATCTATTTTTTGAGGTAGATTAGGCACATTTGCGCTTGACAGCCTCAGGTAGGTGTGCTAAGCTTTTTTTCGAGGCTGTTTAGCCTCATTTACGTTAGATTTTTAGTCACTTAGTCACTGCTCGAAGGGAGGTGACAGAAAAGATCAGAAAATCAAAGTTGAAGAACCACACTTTGATTTTTCCATATCTCAACTAATTATGGCTTCAATGTATTGTGTAAAATGTCGTGCAAAGAAAGAAGTTGCTAACCCAGAGCAAGTCACCATGAAAAATGGCAAAAAAGCTCTTCGAGGAACATGTCCAGACTGCGGAACCAAGATGTTCAAGATTGGCGGCTAGTTCTCTTTTGTACCATTAACAGAAAGGCCCCTAGTGATAGGGGTTTTTCTGTTTTGAGAAGTCATTGACAAGAAAACCGTTTGCTATTACGATTTAACAGTGAAAATTCTGCCGCTACTTGAATCGAGAAATGGTTTCGGGGTCCTTCTTTCTCTCGCTCTTTTCCTTTCAGCACTTATTACCAGCCTGCTTGCATTAAACACACGCAGCATTTATTCTCTTGCCGCCGCGGAAACACCCCTTGCCGCTTGCTATATCTCCCCAACTCCAAGTTCGGTGGGAGAGGATTTTAATATTTTCGGCTCAGGGTTGCCTAGCTCAAGTCCTTTATCTCTCAAAATGTCGGAGTCAGGAAACCAAACCTTCCTCTCTTCCCTAACCAACCCATCAGGAGAGCTTGCCGCAACTTGGCATTCAAATTTTGGTGGTACCGCCATCATTTACATTTATGATTCTTCTGGAACCCTTCTAACCAGCTGTTCTTTTGAAGTACTCTAATCTATTTTCCGGCGGAGAGAGTTTTTGCTGAAGAGTAATTCTTCTGAAGCGTCAACAAGACGGCTCCCAGTCCAAAAAGTAAAACAAAGAAAGCAACTATCCCTGAAACAATAGGGACAAAGCTAATAATTGTAAAGACAACCAGTCCCAGAAAAAAGGTTAAAAACCTTCCTGCCTGGCGGCCGCCTTGGTTGAGAAGAGCCTGACCAGCCCAGTAAACAACAAAGATTCGCACTACAAACAAACTTATCAAGTAAAGTGCGAGAAGAATCAGAGCAAGAGGAATCCCAACGATCGAAATCAACAGAAGCACAAAAGCAATTGGGGTCAGTATCAACGCCAAAAGCCCAAAACCGAGAGAGGCAAGTGGTCTTGCTTTCAGTGTTGCGACCGTTTCGTCGGCAAATTTTGGGAAAAAATGAAGCAAAAGAAACCCGAGAATCAAAATAGAAACAAAACTAATTATTTTCAAAAAGAGATTTACCCCCGCCAAAACTCCCAAAACCTTTTCTGTAGAAACCTGGGTTCGGGCAGGAAAAGTTTTCTTGGAAACAGTGCCTGCTACTTTCGCGTTTGAATCCAAAGAGAGATCGCGGTCACTCCAGTAGGTTATACTTCCACCTACTTTAGCTTTTGAGGTCAGACGTAGTTGCCCCGTCCCTGCATTTATATCACCGCCAACGGAATTCGAAATTGTTACATTTCCTGCACCCAGATAAACATCTTTAGCAATGCTTCCGGCTAAACTTAAATTTCCGGCTCCCGCCACTACCCCACCGGAAACTTCAGACTCCCCAGTCAAATCGACATTTCCTCCTCCAACAGTCAGGTTGCGACCAAGCTTTCCGCTGATAGAAACTTGTCCACCAGCCACACGCACATCTTGACTGACCTGCCCGGAGATTGTGACTGTACCACCAGCGGCGATGACGTCTCCATTAACCTTGCCGTCAATGAGGACTTGACCGGCGAAAGCATAAAGATCCCCGTTAATAGTTCCGGAAATTTCTGCACTATCACCAAAAGCAAAATAGTCTTTTTCAACTGTTTCTCCGGACGCAACGACAACTCTTTTGGGGGTTTCTTCTTTGGAATCCTTAGCAAAGGAGACAGGGGCAATGAAGAGCAAACTCAGCGCAGATAAAGCCAACAAAACCTTTTTCATCTCGGCAAGCTTAAGTTTTAATTGACTAAATTGTCAATAGCCAAGGGAGCAAATTAGTTTAGTTCCACTTTGTATTGCAAGGCTTCGGCGAGATGCGAGGGGGTAATTTTTTCTTTGGCATCAAGGTCAGCAATCGTTCGCGAGACTTTAAGAATACGGTAAAAACTGCGGGCGGAAAGATTCATTTTGTTGATCGCCGCCGAAATGAGTTCTCGACACTCTGGCTCAAGACGACAAAATTCTTTGACTTGTCTCGCAGTCATCTCGGCGTTAGAAACGATACCAGTACTCTTGAAACGTTTTTCTTGCTCGTTTCTGGCTAGTTGCACTCTTTTCCGGATTTGGGCCGAGCTTTCACCAGCTGGTATATCAAGCAAATCTTTGGTTTTCACAGCCGGAACACTGATGTGCAAGTCAATACGGTCGAGAATCGGCCCGGAAATTCTCTTTTGATAGCGGGTTACTTGTCCGGGCAAACAGGTGCATTCTTTGGTTGTATCACCAAAGAAACCGCAGGGATGTGGCTTTACATAAAGACCTACAGAGG contains:
- a CDS encoding DUF5679 domain-containing protein, translated to MASMYCVKCRAKKEVANPEQVTMKNGKKALRGTCPDCGTKMFKIGG
- a CDS encoding polymer-forming cytoskeletal protein → MKKVLLALSALSLLFIAPVSFAKDSKEETPKRVVVASGETVEKDYFAFGDSAEISGTINGDLYAFAGQVLIDGKVNGDVIAAGGTVTISGQVSQDVRVAGGQVSISGKLGRNLTVGGGNVDLTGESEVSGGVVAGAGNLSLAGSIAKDVYLGAGNVTISNSVGGDINAGTGQLRLTSKAKVGGSITYWSDRDLSLDSNAKVAGTVSKKTFPARTQVSTEKVLGVLAGVNLFLKIISFVSILILGFLLLHFFPKFADETVATLKARPLASLGFGLLALILTPIAFVLLLISIVGIPLALILLALYLISLFVVRIFVVYWAGQALLNQGGRQAGRFLTFFLGLVVFTIISFVPIVSGIVAFFVLLFGLGAVLLTLQKNYSSAKTLSAGK